The Henckelia pumila isolate YLH828 unplaced genomic scaffold, ASM3356847v2 CTG_461:::fragment_3, whole genome shotgun sequence genome window below encodes:
- the LOC140871582 gene encoding uncharacterized protein, with amino-acid sequence MASRYEVEVTITSAKDLKNVNWRHGKLKPYAVVWVDSKNKRSSRVDDEGDTSPYWDQKLTIPFDSPIEESTLYIDIVHADASEGTKPLIGSAKLPLRNVVDEVGLGSLDDRKLDLKRPSGRPHGKLEVKLSVREPRYLPAQDPYLAHSSPYGVPPPASRDYGAPPPPQYGNPYGAPPPAYGPQSGYPGYGQPSYGQPPTGYGQPAGYGQPSYYGQPGGYEQGGYYGQAAPVEVKKQSKFGGMGTGLAVGAVAGVLGGVALAEGFDALEDHVADEAADRVEDDLGYDGDDY; translated from the coding sequence ATGGCATCACGGTACGAGGTTGAAGTCACCATCACCTCCGCCAAGGACCTCAAGAATGTCAACTGGCGACACGGCAAGCTGAAGCCGTACGCCGTCGTGTGGGTCGACTCCAAGAACAAGCGCTCCTCCCGCGTCGACGACGAAGGCGACACCTCCCCTTACTGGGATCAGAAGCTCACGATCCCCTTCGACTCCCCCATAGAGGAATCCACCCTTTACATAGACATCGTCCACGCCGACGCCTCCGAGGGCACCAAGCCTCTCATCGGCTCCGCCAAGCTGCCCCTCCGCAACGTCGTCGATGAAGTCGGATTGGGTTCCCTCGACGACCGGAAGCTCGACCTGAAACGCCCCTCCGGCAGGCCACACGGCAAGCTAGAGGTCAAACTCAGCGTACGCGAACCCCGCTACCTTCCGGCACAGGATCCTTACCTCGCCCACTCGTCCCCGTACGGCGTGCCTCCGCCTGCGTCGAGGGACTACGGTGCACCACCCCCACCACAGTATGGAAATCCTTACGGCGCGCCACCACCCGCTTACGGTCCACAGTCGGGATACCCGGGTTACGGTCAGCCGAGCTATGGACAACCACCCACGGGTTACGGGCAGCCGGCGGGTTATGGGCAACCTTCTTATTACGGGCAGCCGGGGGGATATGAGCAGGGTGGCTATTACGGGCAGGCGGCGCCTGTGGAGGTGAAGAAACAGAGCAAGTTTGGGGGGATGGGAACAGGGTTGGCCGTGGGCGCCGTGGCGGGGGTGCTGGGCGGAGTTGCGCTGGCGGAGGGGTTCGATGCGTTGGAGGACCATGTCGCCGATGAGGCGGCGGATCGTGTGGAGGATGATTTGGGTTACGATGGGGATGATTACTAG
- the LOC140872088 gene encoding uncharacterized protein isoform X2, whose product MESNNFNDEKLECRLYVGNLDLRITEAALIKMFSPFGKIISEDFLWHTRGPKRGEPRGYAFIQFSSIEEAKLAKEKMHGRMACGRPLVVRLASEKYPLEGQASSLKNSGEGSASSTPVGYSGQINRCARIVAIKNKLKAMEQEGDKCSKKQKQTDISGH is encoded by the exons ATG GAGTCCAACAATTTCAACGACGAAAAGTTGGAATGTAGATTATATGTCGGGAACCTTGATTTGAGGATCACAGA GGCTGCTCTGATTAAAATGTTTTCCCCCTTTGGAAAGATAATCTCCGAGGACTTCCTGTGGCATACCCGTGGTCCGAAACGTGGAGAACCACGTGGATATGCTTTCATTCAGTTCAGTTCTATAGAG GAAGCTAAACTGGCCAAGGAGAAGATGCACGGCAGGATGGCATGTGGCCGCCCCTTGGTCGTTCGTCTTGCTAGTGAGAAATACCCATTGGAAGGACAAGCGAGTTCGCTAAAAAATAGTGGTGAAGGAAGTGCATCTAGCACTCCTGTTGGTTATTCAGGACAAATAAATCGATGTGCTAGAATTGTTGCAATAAAGAATAAGCTAAAGGCCATGGAGCAAGAAGGTGATAAATGCTCGAAAAAACAGAAGCAAACTGACATATCAGGGCACTGA
- the LOC140871674 gene encoding scarecrow-like protein 8, which yields MSSGFSGGVPDFFTAGRRSTVVPTNMNLQQQGSFRSPLSGIPADQRAGILARRGPDSMPMGKRSLAEFQQQQDFLKQQQGLEFYLRNVKPRHGYQHASPTSTQSTVNLPPASMEISSVSSSLMNNVNPRCGLPILKQQSPQSLILSNTGNVVSTGTFLPNLVSNKVSVASVPSQESEEKMLNHKLRELEKRLLGDDDDDDAEEVSTVTATEWSETMLNLINPAGKPMSPSPSSSSSSCSSTAASPLLPCPKQYLIDAAVAISEGKPEIASEVFSRLQHLTNERKTSEQRLAVHMISALKSRASPIEHPPQPVTELYGDEHYAATQLLYDVLPCFKLGFMAANLAILSAASERGMNKIHIVDFEIGHGVQYVHLIHALAANINRGKPSAMLKITTFTDSAAAEKLKHVGERLKYVANQKGVCFSIHIKNSSTTKDLSRENLQVQSDEALAVNFAFKLYKIPDESVSTENQRDDLLRRVKMLSPAVMTVVEQELNTNTAPLAARVREVWDHYGALLESLDATVSAENPNRARIEEGLCRRMKNSVAYEGRDRVERCEVFGKWRARFGMSGFKIRPMSVDSLRCNWTRGNPGFTVNEESGGVSLGWMGRSITVASAWY from the coding sequence ATGTCTTCCGGGTTCTCCGGCGGCGTGCCGGACTTCTTCACGGCCGGGAGGAGATCTACCGTTGTGCCGACGAATATGAACCTACAGCAGCAAGGCTCTTTCCGTTCACCTCTCTCAGGAATTCCGGCCGACCAGAGAGCCGGGATCTTGGCGAGGCGGGGACCCGATTCGATGCCGATGGGGAAGAGATCGCTTGCTGAGTTTCAGCAGCAACAGGATTTTTTGAAGCAGCAACAGGGATTAGAGTTTTATCTCAGAAACGTGAAGCCAAGGCATGGTTACCAGCATGCATCACCCACATCCACCCAATCGACGGTAAATTTACCTCCGGCTTCGATGGAGATTTCATCTGTCTCAAGTTCTCTGATGAATAACGTTAATCCCCGGTGTGGCCTTCCGATTCTCAAGCAACAGAGTCCACAAAGTTTGATTCTTTCAAACACAGGCAACGTTGTTTCCACTGGTACTTTCTTGCCAAATTTGGTTTCGAACAAGGTGTCTGTAGCTTCGGTTCCGAGTCAGGAATCGGAGGAAAAGATGCTGAATCACAAGTTGCGGGAGCTGGAAAAACGGCTGTTGGgagatgatgacgatgatgatgcaGAAGAAGTTTCTACTGTTACTGCAACCGAGTGGTCCGAAACGATGTTGAATCTCATCAACCCCGCCGGAAAACCCATGTCTCCGTCGCCCAGTTCATCGTCTTCTTCGTGTTCTTCCACTGCAGCTTCACCTCTGCTGCCCTGCCCTAAACAATATCTGATAGACGCCGCCGTGGCTATTTCCGAAGGAAAGCCAGAAATCGCCTCTGAAGTCTTCTCCCGCCTCCAACATTTGACCAACGAGAGGAAAACTTCAGAGCAGCGGCTCGCAGTTCACATGATTTCAGCCTTGAAATCTCGCGCGTCGCCCATAGAGCATCCTCCGCAGCCTGTAACAGAGCTTTACGGTGACGAACACTACGCAGCGACACAATTGTTGTACGATGTGCTGCCGTGTTTCAAGCTTGGATTCATGGCCGCAAATCTAGCCATCCTCTCAGCCGCCTCAGAACGAGGTATGAATAAGATTCATATCGTGGATTTTGAAATCGGACATGGCGTGCAGTACGTGCATTTAATACATGCACTGGCAGCAAATATAAACCGAGGAAAACCCTCCGCCATGTTAAAGATCACAACTTTCACAGACTCCGCGGCCGCAGAAAAGCTCAAACATGTCGGGGAAAGGCTCAAATATGTGGCAAACCAAAAAGGCGTGTGCTTTAGCATACACATAAAAAACTCAAGCACCACCAAAGATTTGAGCCGTGAAAACCTGCAAGTACAGTCCGACGAAGCTCTGGCCGTGAATTTCGCATTCAAACTATACAAAATTCCGGACGAAAGCGTATCTACAGAGAACCAACGGGACGACCTTCTCCGCCGCGTGAAGATGTTGTCCCCGGCCGTAATGACCGTGGTGGAGCAAGAACTGAACACAAACACCGCCCCACTGGCGGCGCGTGTGAGGGAAGTCTGGGATCATTACGGTGCGTTGCTCGAATCTCTAGACGCGACTGTTTCCGCAGAGAATCCCAACCGGGCAAGAATCGAAGAAGGGCTTTGTCGCAGAATGAAAAACTCGGTGGCGTACGAGGGCAGGGATCGCGTGGAGAGGTGCGAAGTTTTCGGGAAATGGCGGGCCCGGTTCGGGATGTCCGGGTTCAAGATCCGACCCATGAGCGTTGATTCGCTCCGATGTAATTGGACACGTGGCAACCCAGGATTCACCGTGAACGAGGAATCTGGAGGCGTCTCCTTGGGGTGGATGGGACGAAGCATTACCGTGGCATCTGCTtggtattaa
- the LOC140872088 gene encoding uncharacterized protein isoform X1 has protein sequence MFYQRVTNLTFHNNWQESNNFNDEKLECRLYVGNLDLRITEAALIKMFSPFGKIISEDFLWHTRGPKRGEPRGYAFIQFSSIEEAKLAKEKMHGRMACGRPLVVRLASEKYPLEGQASSLKNSGEGSASSTPVGYSGQINRCARIVAIKNKLKAMEQEGDKCSKKQKQTDISGH, from the exons ATGTTCTATCAGCGAGTCACTAACTTGACTTTTCACAATAATTGGCAGGAGTCCAACAATTTCAACGACGAAAAGTTGGAATGTAGATTATATGTCGGGAACCTTGATTTGAGGATCACAGA GGCTGCTCTGATTAAAATGTTTTCCCCCTTTGGAAAGATAATCTCCGAGGACTTCCTGTGGCATACCCGTGGTCCGAAACGTGGAGAACCACGTGGATATGCTTTCATTCAGTTCAGTTCTATAGAG GAAGCTAAACTGGCCAAGGAGAAGATGCACGGCAGGATGGCATGTGGCCGCCCCTTGGTCGTTCGTCTTGCTAGTGAGAAATACCCATTGGAAGGACAAGCGAGTTCGCTAAAAAATAGTGGTGAAGGAAGTGCATCTAGCACTCCTGTTGGTTATTCAGGACAAATAAATCGATGTGCTAGAATTGTTGCAATAAAGAATAAGCTAAAGGCCATGGAGCAAGAAGGTGATAAATGCTCGAAAAAACAGAAGCAAACTGACATATCAGGGCACTGA
- the LOC140871703 gene encoding uncharacterized protein — MMDCAKVTASVRKAKKKQVKGELDRLKQAEKKRRRLEKALATSAAIRSELEKKKQKKKEEQERLDEEGAAIAEAVALHVLLGEDPEDSGNVVQNNDEGLSSWDHAQQIDVIFGRRQGLFPYQNQSNYSFESMGRASDALIYGQMQSQWGNSTWATDPREKYFYSLCYEEDDLCSADLSADHVAAQAVSSLKIADDHAYVFNHILRG; from the coding sequence ATGATGGATTGTGCTAAAGTGACAGCTAGTGTTAGGAAAGCCAAGAAGAAGCAGGTGAAGGGAGAATTAGATCGCCTTAAACAGGCCGAGAAGAAGAGGAGGCGCTTAGAGAAGGCTCTGGCTACTTCTGCAGCCATCCGTTCCGAACTGGAGAAGAAGAAgcagaaaaagaaagaagaacagGAGCGGCTCGATGAAGAAGGTGCCGCCATAGCTGAGGCAGTTGCACTTCATGTCCTACTTGGAGAAGACCCTGAAGATTCAGGCAATGTTGTGCAGAACAACGACGAGGGTCTGTCCTCGTGGGATCATGCTCAACAAATTGATGTCATTTTTGGGAGAAGACAGGGGCTGTTTCCTTACCAAAACCAATCGAATTATTCATTTGAAAGCATGGGGCGTGCTTCTGATGCTCTTATATATGGGCAAATGCAAAGTCAATGGGGAAATTCTACGTGGGCGACCGATCCTCGGGAAAAGTATTTCTACTCTCTATGCTATGAAGAAGATGATTTGTGCTCTGCTGATTTATCTGCTGATCATGTTGCTGCTCAAGCTGTTTCATCGCTTAAAATAGCTGATGATCATGCCTATGTCTTCAACCATATTTTAAGAGGGTAA
- the LOC140872364 gene encoding uncharacterized protein, translating into MATPAHFLMQDQNLNILHNGGKTDVTKADKKGRISGRKALNDISNSRKPTVFQSNKTDNFTSAVSPGKDLIAASTTAITKKRGKTTEKGKDGGRKALGDITNSVKRPLQYAPKTSGKLSAVAEEKVPISMVEERFLHNHQECIKAQTKIMDLDFFMKSVGLDNDFPSKPPAVVKSSPKKPEELVKDLIMEEMTEPSDDQVLKIWKTEFSGNFSPACRSPESPKLPYMNWGDEKFSDLKLIKMP; encoded by the exons ATGGCAACCCCAGCTCATTTCCTGATGCAAgatcaaaatttaaatattctcCACAATG GTGGAAAGACTGATGTAACGAAGGCAGATAAGAAAGGAAGGATCAGTGGTCGGAAAGCTCTGAATGACATATCGAATTCAAGAAAACCAACTGTATTTCAGTCAAACAAGACAGATAATTTTACAAGTGCTGTTTCCCCTGGGAAAGATCTAATTGCTGCCTCTACTACTGCTATCACCAAAAAAAGGGGAAAAACAACCGAGAAAGGAAAAGATGGTGGCAGGAAAGCGCTTGGCGACATTACAAACTCGGTTAAGAGACCTTTACAATATGCGCCAAAGACAAGTGGGAAGTTAAGTGCTGTTGCGGAAGAAAAAGTACCCATCTCTATGGTTGAAGAGAGATTTCTTCACAATCATCAAGAATGCATCAAAGCACAAACGAAAATCATGGACTTGGACTTCTTTATGAAGTCAGTTGGACTTGATAATG ATTTTCCCTCGAAGCCACCTGCTGTGGTAAAGTCCTCACCAAAGAAG CCTGAGGAACTGGTAAAGGATTTGATCATGGAAGAAATGACCGAGCCTTCTGATGACCAAGTTCTAAAAATCTGGAAAACAGAGTTTTCTGGCAACTTTTCTCCTGCTTGTCGATCACCAGAGTCACCAAAGCTGCCATACATGAACTGGGGGGATGAAAAATTTTCCGATCTCAAGTTAATCAAGATGCCTTAG